One region of Natronobacterium texcoconense genomic DNA includes:
- a CDS encoding DMT family transporter has product MSRYRNFGLFLTLAACWGTAFVAISAGLEHFPPVLFAALRYDVAGIVMLAYAAYTLEGDEWLPHGRDEWAVVAVGAVLLIAAYHAFLFVGQQNTTAAAAAILVSLSPVLTTGFARALVPSDALSVVGVFGVVLGLVGVAVISQPDPADLLAPDFVAKLLVFCAAASFALGSVLTRRIDASLPIETMEAWSMLGGALVMHAISLGLGEPIEPAAWTHPEALGALAYLALVASALGFLLYFDLLERLGAVEINMVSYVAPIFTAIVGWLYLGEVVDATTLLGFALIVAGFAVVKRRALREEFDHVNRIYSRE; this is encoded by the coding sequence GTGAGCCGGTATCGTAACTTCGGTCTCTTCCTGACGCTTGCAGCCTGCTGGGGAACGGCGTTCGTCGCGATCAGCGCCGGTCTCGAGCACTTTCCACCCGTCCTCTTTGCGGCGCTACGGTACGACGTCGCAGGCATCGTCATGCTCGCGTACGCAGCCTATACGCTCGAGGGTGACGAGTGGCTACCACACGGCCGCGACGAGTGGGCGGTCGTGGCGGTCGGTGCCGTCCTGTTGATCGCGGCCTACCATGCGTTTCTCTTCGTCGGACAGCAGAATACGACTGCGGCAGCAGCCGCGATCCTCGTCAGTCTCTCGCCGGTGTTGACCACCGGGTTCGCGCGTGCGCTGGTTCCCTCGGACGCCCTGTCGGTCGTCGGCGTCTTCGGGGTCGTCCTGGGGCTCGTCGGCGTCGCAGTGATCTCACAGCCCGATCCCGCGGACCTGCTGGCCCCCGATTTCGTCGCGAAACTACTCGTCTTCTGTGCTGCAGCCTCGTTTGCCCTCGGGAGCGTCCTCACGCGCCGAATCGACGCCTCGCTCCCGATCGAGACGATGGAAGCCTGGTCGATGCTCGGCGGTGCCCTCGTGATGCACGCGATCAGTCTCGGACTCGGCGAACCGATCGAGCCCGCAGCCTGGACCCACCCGGAAGCGCTGGGCGCACTCGCGTACCTCGCGCTGGTCGCGAGCGCGCTCGGCTTCCTGCTGTACTTCGATCTGCTCGAGCGACTGGGCGCAGTCGAGATCAACATGGTCTCGTACGTCGCGCCGATCTTCACGGCGATCGTCGGCTGGCTCTACCTCGGCGAAGTCGTCGACGCGACGACGCTGCTTGGCTTCGCGCTCATCGTCGCCGGCTTCGCGGTCGTCAAGCGACGGGCGCTCCGAGAGGAGTTCGATCACGTCAACCGGATCTACTCGAGAGAGTGA
- a CDS encoding YihY/virulence factor BrkB family protein yields the protein MDVEGIRETLTSVYRTASEREITFLAASFAYYAFVSLIPIVLLALVVGSLLGGQDAAEQLVLVAGDFFPEAGEELLVEALETEAGRTEATVVALAVGLWGVLKVFRGLSLAFEAIYNDVGEVTLLEEARNGVIVIVAGVGAVALMIVVGAALRLAENTIPFAGTISWITLFLGLVFVFVPVYYVLPPITVTAREILPGVIFTAIGWSILQAGFQLYTTFAGRYQAYGAVGAVLLFVTWLYFAGIIILAGAVLNVVWSRPSLAV from the coding sequence ATGGACGTCGAGGGGATCCGGGAGACACTTACCTCGGTCTATCGGACAGCGAGCGAGCGAGAGATTACCTTCCTCGCGGCTAGTTTCGCCTACTACGCGTTCGTATCGCTGATTCCGATCGTCTTGCTCGCACTCGTCGTCGGCTCTCTGCTCGGCGGCCAGGACGCGGCAGAACAACTGGTTCTCGTCGCAGGTGACTTCTTCCCGGAAGCGGGCGAAGAACTCCTCGTCGAAGCCCTGGAGACCGAAGCCGGTCGCACGGAGGCGACCGTCGTCGCACTCGCTGTCGGTCTCTGGGGCGTACTCAAGGTGTTTCGGGGACTCAGCCTCGCGTTCGAAGCGATCTACAACGACGTCGGTGAAGTTACCTTGCTCGAGGAGGCCCGAAACGGCGTTATCGTCATCGTCGCGGGAGTCGGTGCAGTCGCGCTGATGATCGTCGTCGGAGCGGCCCTCCGACTCGCCGAAAACACCATTCCCTTCGCGGGGACGATAAGCTGGATCACGCTGTTTCTCGGACTCGTCTTCGTCTTCGTCCCCGTCTACTACGTGTTGCCGCCGATCACCGTCACGGCCAGGGAGATCCTCCCCGGCGTGATCTTCACGGCAATCGGCTGGTCGATCCTGCAAGCAGGATTTCAACTCTACACGACCTTCGCCGGGCGCTACCAGGCCTACGGCGCCGTCGGTGCCGTCCTCCTCTTCGTCACCTGGCTCTACTTCGCCGGCATCATCATCCTGGCCGGGGCCGTCCTCAACGTCGTGTGGTCCCGTCCCTCGCTTGCAGTCTAG
- a CDS encoding ABC transporter ATP-binding protein encodes MSEEILRINGLSTRFFTEQGQVNAVEDLDLRIERGDVFGIVGESGSGKSVTARSIVDLIESPGQITDGEVWFNDPELAETVRDDQPEAVDGDFVDLRQLPDETRRSLRGTTFSMIFQDPESSFNPSLTVGEQIAEAVEVQQRASANPRSTRARTQSEEYSLGNFVLSTMLPSQKYVTEASRKRAIELLEMVGIPDPVERADEYPHEYSGGMLQRAMIAQALAGEPDVLVADEPTTALDVTIQAQVLDLLSDLQEETGMTILLITHNLGVIARMCDRVGVMYAGEIVERGTLADVFDDYVHPYTEGLLGSIPDLEDAGGRLDPIPGNVPSLLDHEMEDRCYFADRCPKAMEECLDHPPEYDAEGSDQHEVRCVLAEMAYDESRAVPDDWFATDDRTPLDERDEITDDERAIEERAQTQIEESGGETR; translated from the coding sequence ATGTCTGAGGAGATACTACGCATCAACGGACTTTCGACGCGGTTTTTCACCGAACAGGGACAGGTAAACGCCGTCGAGGATCTCGATCTGAGGATCGAACGCGGCGACGTGTTCGGCATCGTCGGCGAGAGCGGCTCCGGGAAGAGCGTGACCGCACGCTCGATCGTCGACCTGATCGAGTCACCCGGCCAGATCACCGACGGCGAGGTCTGGTTCAACGACCCCGAACTGGCAGAAACCGTTCGGGACGACCAGCCGGAAGCGGTCGACGGCGACTTCGTCGACCTCCGGCAGCTACCCGACGAGACCAGGCGATCGCTCCGGGGGACGACCTTCAGCATGATCTTCCAGGACCCCGAGAGCAGCTTCAACCCGAGTCTCACGGTCGGCGAACAGATCGCCGAAGCCGTCGAAGTCCAGCAACGCGCCAGCGCGAACCCGCGATCGACACGAGCCCGAACCCAGTCCGAGGAGTACTCGCTTGGCAACTTCGTGCTGTCGACGATGTTGCCCTCCCAGAAGTACGTCACCGAGGCGAGTCGGAAGCGAGCGATCGAACTCCTCGAGATGGTCGGCATCCCCGATCCCGTCGAACGGGCCGACGAGTACCCACACGAGTACTCCGGCGGGATGCTCCAGCGGGCGATGATCGCCCAGGCGCTTGCGGGCGAACCCGACGTGCTCGTCGCCGACGAGCCGACGACCGCGCTGGACGTGACGATTCAGGCTCAGGTACTGGACTTGCTTTCCGACCTCCAGGAGGAAACCGGAATGACGATCCTCCTGATCACGCACAACCTCGGCGTCATCGCACGGATGTGCGACCGCGTCGGCGTGATGTACGCCGGCGAGATCGTCGAACGCGGCACCCTGGCGGACGTCTTCGACGACTACGTCCACCCCTACACCGAGGGTCTGCTGGGGTCGATCCCCGACCTCGAGGACGCAGGTGGACGGCTCGATCCGATTCCGGGCAACGTGCCGAGCCTGCTCGATCACGAGATGGAAGACCGCTGTTACTTCGCCGATCGCTGTCCGAAAGCCATGGAGGAGTGTCTCGACCATCCGCCGGAGTACGACGCCGAGGGCAGCGACCAGCACGAGGTACGGTGTGTCCTCGCGGAGATGGCGTACGACGAGTCCCGTGCCGTTCCGGACGACTGGTTCGCGACCGACGACCGAACCCCGCTCGACGAACGGGACGAAATCACGGACGACGAGCGAGCCATCGAAGAGCGAGCACAGACACAGATCGAGGAATCCGGAGGTGAGACCCGATGA
- a CDS encoding CBS domain-containing protein, which yields MNIADIAIEDYIEVDVGTRMGKVRSMFENGNPKGIIVMNDGEYEGVISEREVLQSHVEDDAKVSALIKPSRNDPAPQIDRDEDVRETARLLIEGNSKVAPVFEHGDLWGVITNDAILEAVLENLETLTVEDIYSADPVTVKEDDGVGKAINLLREHGISRLPVLNENGKLSGVVTTHDIADFAIRKNNKTTTGDRVGDSQRLLDVPIYDIMNSPVETTTLDATAKEAVEHMLELDYAGLMVTPEDDDQVVIGVVTKTDVLRALTFTEEERMDVQITNVSLLDTITRESIYESIEEVADKYADMQVLHAHVRFKEHKEKLRGTSLVHCQIRLRTNKGQVAGTGEGYGAENSFRVALDKLERNVLEVKGVTSDEEYRGQLLRKLNEL from the coding sequence ATGAATATCGCTGATATCGCCATCGAGGATTACATTGAGGTCGACGTCGGGACGCGCATGGGGAAGGTCCGTTCTATGTTCGAGAACGGCAACCCCAAGGGAATTATCGTCATGAACGACGGGGAGTACGAGGGCGTCATCAGCGAGCGGGAGGTCCTCCAGTCCCACGTCGAGGACGACGCGAAGGTGTCTGCACTCATCAAACCGAGTCGGAACGATCCGGCCCCCCAGATCGACCGGGACGAAGACGTCCGGGAGACTGCCCGACTGCTGATCGAAGGCAACTCGAAGGTCGCTCCCGTGTTCGAGCACGGCGACCTCTGGGGTGTCATCACGAACGACGCCATCCTCGAGGCCGTCCTCGAGAACCTCGAGACGCTGACCGTCGAGGACATCTACTCGGCGGACCCGGTCACCGTCAAAGAGGACGACGGCGTCGGCAAGGCGATCAACCTCCTCCGGGAACACGGCATCTCGCGGCTGCCGGTGCTCAACGAGAACGGCAAGCTCTCCGGCGTCGTCACCACCCACGACATCGCCGACTTCGCGATCCGGAAGAACAACAAGACGACGACCGGCGACCGCGTCGGTGACAGCCAGCGGCTGCTCGACGTCCCGATTTACGACATCATGAACAGCCCGGTCGAGACGACGACGCTCGACGCGACCGCAAAGGAGGCCGTCGAGCACATGCTCGAACTGGACTACGCCGGTCTGATGGTCACGCCCGAAGACGACGACCAGGTCGTCATCGGCGTCGTCACGAAGACCGACGTCCTGCGTGCGCTGACCTTCACCGAAGAGGAGCGCATGGACGTCCAGATCACGAACGTCTCCCTGCTGGATACGATTACCCGGGAGTCGATCTACGAGAGCATCGAGGAGGTCGCCGACAAGTACGCGGACATGCAGGTCCTTCACGCGCACGTCCGGTTCAAAGAACACAAGGAGAAACTCCGCGGAACGTCGCTGGTTCACTGCCAGATTCGGCTGCGAACCAACAAGGGACAGGTCGCCGGAACCGGCGAAGGCTACGGCGCGGAGAACTCCTTCCGCGTCGCCCTGGACAAACTCGAGCGCAACGTCCTCGAAGTCAAAGGCGTCACGAGCGACGAGGAGTACCGCGGCCAGCTCCTGCGTAAACTGAACGAACTGTAA
- the radB gene encoding DNA repair and recombination protein RadB, which translates to MNDEVIPTGCGPVDDLLDGGFERGTVTQIYGTPAAGKTNLALSAAVEAAAAGGTVVYIDTEGVSVDRFEQLLSARADADGDPTLAKDGTGLEEASATAEDGLDVESIASRIVIEDAVDFEEQAEAVRDTEEFAERADLIVLDSATGFYRLERTGDGDEGEALRRVTRQVTHLLSLARKHDLAVVLTNQVFSDPDSDRTRALGGNTLEHWTGVVVRLERFRGGNRRATLEKHRSKPVGESVQFKITDTGLEGGDESQRF; encoded by the coding sequence GTGAACGACGAGGTAATCCCGACCGGCTGTGGCCCGGTCGACGACCTGCTCGATGGAGGGTTCGAGCGCGGGACCGTCACCCAAATTTACGGGACGCCGGCCGCGGGGAAGACGAACCTCGCGCTATCGGCCGCCGTCGAAGCGGCCGCCGCGGGCGGGACGGTCGTCTACATAGACACCGAAGGCGTCTCCGTCGACCGCTTCGAGCAACTGCTGTCGGCTCGAGCGGACGCCGACGGCGATCCGACCCTGGCGAAAGACGGCACAGGCCTCGAGGAAGCGTCCGCGACGGCGGAGGACGGCCTCGACGTCGAGTCGATCGCATCCCGAATCGTCATCGAGGACGCCGTCGACTTCGAGGAACAGGCCGAAGCGGTCCGCGACACCGAGGAGTTCGCCGAACGCGCGGACCTGATCGTCTTAGACAGCGCGACGGGTTTCTACCGACTCGAGCGAACTGGCGACGGCGACGAAGGTGAAGCCCTGCGACGAGTCACCCGACAGGTGACGCATCTCCTCTCGCTTGCCCGCAAACACGACCTCGCAGTCGTCCTGACGAACCAGGTGTTCTCCGATCCCGACTCTGATCGCACGCGCGCGCTCGGTGGAAATACCCTGGAGCACTGGACCGGCGTCGTCGTCCGTCTCGAGCGATTCCGTGGCGGAAATCGACGGGCGACGCTCGAGAAGCACCGCTCGAAGCCAGTCGGCGAGTCGGTACAGTTCAAAATTACGGATACGGGGCTCGAAGGCGGCGATGAAAGTCAGCGGTTCTAA
- a CDS encoding ABC transporter ATP-binding protein: MSTDEPLVRVDDLQKYFWENDSLLDRLLGDEPVAVRAVDGVSFDIHEGETLGLVGESGCGKSTTGETLLRLQDRSDGDVEFDGRSVYDLEGAALNDFRREAQVVFQDPFSSLDPRMTIGEIVTQPLEIHDWPWTDPGVETRVEVRTDGISDDIVTATAADDIDKLVTPTDGVATAHVTVRADADVERLAEDVAADHTVDVADGVVAEVEEDLTVEVTRDQGITVHVSVDRSTGELRRNHATGLLDRVGLSVDQLDRYPHEFSGGQRQRIGIARALALEPEFLVLDEPTSALDVSVQAQVLNLLDDLQEEFDLTYLLISHDLSVIRHICDRVAVMYLGEIVEIGPVEAIFEEPKHPYTRALLESVPRASTAEQDRDIETLSGDVPSPRDPPSGCRFRTRCPKVIPPADMNIDQDVFRDLMDLRERVEGRDVSLETVGDGGEFEFEDGQVSGGDVDAFVAALKDRLLDRKLPAEHDAVVEEALAHLAESDWDGAAQRLRETYESVCERENPPLAVSHADSDHPAACHLYDASVPGEPGSDDYQTD; the protein is encoded by the coding sequence ATGAGTACCGATGAACCACTCGTCCGCGTCGACGACCTCCAGAAGTACTTCTGGGAGAACGACTCGCTGCTCGATCGACTGCTCGGCGACGAACCAGTTGCCGTCAGAGCAGTCGACGGCGTCAGCTTCGACATTCACGAGGGCGAAACCCTCGGTCTCGTCGGTGAATCCGGCTGTGGGAAGTCGACGACCGGCGAAACGCTGCTTCGGTTACAGGACCGCAGCGACGGTGACGTCGAGTTCGACGGCCGGAGCGTCTACGACCTCGAGGGGGCCGCGCTCAACGACTTCCGACGGGAGGCACAGGTCGTCTTCCAGGATCCGTTCTCGAGTCTCGACCCGCGGATGACGATCGGTGAGATCGTCACCCAGCCACTCGAGATCCACGACTGGCCCTGGACCGACCCCGGGGTCGAGACGCGAGTCGAGGTGCGAACCGACGGCATTTCCGACGACATCGTCACCGCGACCGCGGCCGACGACATCGACAAGCTGGTGACCCCGACGGACGGCGTCGCGACGGCACACGTAACCGTCCGTGCCGACGCGGACGTCGAACGGCTCGCCGAGGACGTCGCTGCCGACCACACCGTCGACGTGGCGGACGGCGTCGTCGCCGAAGTCGAGGAGGATCTCACCGTCGAGGTGACTCGAGACCAGGGGATCACCGTCCACGTCTCGGTCGATCGTTCGACCGGAGAGCTCCGCCGGAACCACGCGACGGGTCTGCTCGATCGGGTGGGTCTCTCGGTCGACCAGCTGGATCGATACCCACACGAGTTCTCCGGCGGCCAGCGCCAGCGGATCGGTATCGCGCGGGCGCTCGCCTTAGAGCCCGAGTTCCTCGTGCTGGACGAACCGACGAGCGCGCTGGACGTCTCGGTTCAGGCGCAGGTGCTGAACCTGCTGGACGACCTCCAGGAAGAGTTCGATCTCACCTACCTGCTGATCAGCCACGACCTCTCGGTGATCCGGCACATCTGTGACCGCGTCGCCGTGATGTATCTCGGCGAAATCGTCGAAATCGGGCCGGTCGAGGCAATCTTCGAGGAACCGAAACACCCGTACACGAGGGCCTTGCTCGAGAGCGTTCCGCGAGCCTCGACAGCCGAACAGGACCGCGACATCGAGACGCTGTCCGGCGACGTCCCCTCCCCGCGAGATCCACCCAGCGGCTGCCGGTTCCGGACTCGGTGTCCGAAGGTGATCCCGCCGGCGGACATGAATATCGACCAGGACGTCTTCCGTGATCTCATGGATCTTCGCGAGCGCGTCGAGGGACGGGACGTTTCGCTCGAGACGGTCGGCGACGGCGGCGAGTTCGAGTTCGAGGACGGGCAGGTGTCCGGCGGAGACGTCGATGCGTTCGTCGCGGCGCTGAAAGACCGCCTGCTCGACCGAAAGCTACCGGCGGAACACGACGCCGTCGTCGAGGAAGCGCTGGCGCATCTTGCCGAGTCAGACTGGGACGGTGCTGCACAGCGGCTCCGTGAAACGTACGAGAGCGTCTGTGAACGAGAGAACCCGCCACTCGCCGTATCGCACGCGGATTCGGACCACCCCGCTGCCTGCCACCTCTACGATGCGTCGGTTCCGGGCGAGCCCGGTTCGGACGACTATCAGACCGATTGA
- a CDS encoding CAP domain-containing protein yields the protein MRPPRRMRDSPGPRDRSDRALLRGLLRLFVLVLVLCAVVLATAAFAPVLLDGLDDLERIDDVEIVDGPSPSADPPPAGERNPETTDPDDPGESTYGTDVESISSETVEDFVHAEVNDRRAEHGLEPLEWDGTVASVSRAHSHDMAERDYFAHTNPDEEGPYDRFNDVDGYCRAYGENIALTWVDRPVERPGDDDLVEYRTAEGVATGLVNQWMNSTAHREAILEEHASHGWDRGGVGVYVADDGSVYASHNFCLTM from the coding sequence ATGAGGCCACCACGCCGGATGCGAGATTCGCCCGGTCCTCGCGACCGATCCGACCGGGCCCTCCTGCGGGGACTGTTGCGACTGTTCGTTCTCGTCCTCGTACTCTGTGCAGTGGTCCTCGCGACCGCCGCGTTCGCACCGGTGCTGCTCGATGGCCTGGACGACTTAGAGCGGATCGACGACGTCGAAATCGTCGACGGACCGAGTCCGAGCGCCGATCCGCCGCCGGCCGGCGAGCGAAACCCGGAGACGACCGATCCGGACGACCCCGGTGAGTCGACCTACGGGACCGACGTCGAGAGCATCTCCTCGGAGACGGTCGAGGACTTCGTCCACGCCGAGGTCAACGATCGTCGGGCCGAACACGGCCTCGAACCGCTCGAGTGGGACGGCACCGTTGCCTCCGTCTCGCGGGCCCACAGCCACGACATGGCCGAACGGGACTACTTCGCGCACACGAACCCCGACGAGGAGGGACCCTACGACCGGTTCAACGACGTCGACGGCTACTGCCGGGCCTACGGCGAGAACATCGCCCTGACGTGGGTCGACAGGCCGGTCGAACGACCGGGCGACGACGACCTCGTCGAGTACCGAACGGCCGAAGGGGTCGCGACCGGCCTCGTGAATCAGTGGATGAACTCCACCGCACATCGAGAGGCGATCCTCGAAGAACACGCCTCCCACGGCTGGGATCGTGGCGGTGTCGGCGTCTACGTCGCCGACGACGGTTCGGTCTACGCCTCGCACAATTTCTGTCTGACGATGTGA
- a CDS encoding DUF7344 domain-containing protein codes for MNETTDSRMEAACSLLAKSKRRYVLYQLAQDESAHIEDLVTQVAAWEHDESVDRITGETRQRTYVSLVHNHLPRLADYDIIDYDLRSGDIVLAEGFDDIKPLLEQFKQTEEEPELRERPLL; via the coding sequence ATGAACGAGACCACCGATAGCCGAATGGAGGCTGCCTGCTCTCTTCTCGCCAAGTCGAAGCGCCGCTACGTGCTCTATCAGCTCGCTCAGGACGAATCCGCCCACATCGAAGACCTCGTCACCCAGGTCGCCGCGTGGGAACACGACGAATCGGTCGACCGAATCACCGGCGAAACCAGACAGCGAACCTACGTCTCGCTGGTTCACAACCACCTCCCTCGTCTCGCAGACTACGACATCATCGACTACGACCTCCGCAGCGGCGACATCGTCCTCGCGGAAGGGTTCGACGACATCAAGCCACTTCTCGAGCAGTTCAAACAGACCGAAGAGGAGCCGGAACTCCGCGAACGGCCACTGCTGTAA
- a CDS encoding lycopene cyclase domain-containing protein has product MAPDISVLGRYTYLATELFWGTIAALLLRRANALRKAAVTILALYPIAYVWDRYTLAVGVFDIKLRTGIDVAGIPLEEHLFMAVVPGLVLGVHETIFGDGNQ; this is encoded by the coding sequence ATGGCACCCGACATCAGCGTGCTCGGTCGCTACACGTACCTCGCGACGGAACTGTTCTGGGGAACGATCGCCGCCCTGTTGCTCCGGCGCGCGAACGCCCTGCGAAAAGCCGCGGTGACGATCCTCGCGCTGTACCCCATCGCGTACGTCTGGGATCGGTACACGCTCGCGGTCGGCGTCTTCGACATCAAACTTCGGACTGGGATCGACGTTGCAGGCATTCCGCTCGAGGAACACCTCTTCATGGCCGTCGTGCCGGGACTCGTCCTCGGCGTCCACGAGACGATCTTCGGCGACGGGAATCAGTAG
- a CDS encoding CDC48 family AAA ATPase, protein MNEVQLEVAKAYPNDSGRGIARLDPDTLLHLKLSPGDIIEIEGADTTAAKVWRADRQDWNTDTVRIDGFTRQNADVGIGERVTIRKAEATKAEELVLAPPEEASVQFGSDAAGMVKRQILKRPVVGRDIVPVMSSTNHPFMRSPGQAIPLIAVETEPEGVVLITEDTDVELREEPISGFEKTGGGITYEDIGGLQSEIQRVREMVELPMKHPQIFKKLGIEPPQGVLLHGPPGTGKTLLAKAVANETSASFFSIAGPEIISKYYGESEQQLREIFEDASEESPAIIFIDELDSIAPKREDVTGEVERRVVAQLLTMMDGLEARGQVIVIAATNRVDSVDPALRRPGRFDREIEIGVPDETGREEILQIHTRGMPLSDDVNLSHLADETHGFVGADIESLTKEAAMKALRRYLPEIDLDEEDIPPSLIDRMIVKREDFRGALNEVEPSAMREVLVELPKISWDDVGGLHEAKDQVKESVEWPLSNPGRFDRLGIDPPAGVLLYGPPGTGKTLMAKAVANETNANFISVRGPQLLSKWVGESEKAIRQTFRKARQVSPTVIFFDELDALAPGRGGSESGSNVSERVVNQLLTELDGLEEMEDVMVIGATNRPDMIDPALLRSGRFDRLVMIGEPDVDGRERILDIHTQNMPLAADVTLKEIAEITDGYVGSDLESIAREAAIEALREDKEADVVEMSHFRQAMENVRPTITDEILDYYERIEEEFKGGSSGPDPTGRRSSRIGFQ, encoded by the coding sequence ATGAACGAAGTTCAACTGGAGGTTGCGAAGGCATACCCGAACGACTCGGGTCGTGGTATCGCCCGACTCGACCCGGACACGCTGTTGCATCTCAAGCTGAGTCCGGGCGACATCATCGAAATCGAAGGTGCGGATACGACCGCCGCGAAGGTGTGGCGTGCAGACCGGCAGGACTGGAACACGGACACAGTTCGCATCGACGGCTTCACCCGTCAGAACGCCGACGTCGGCATCGGCGAGCGCGTCACGATCCGGAAGGCCGAGGCGACGAAAGCCGAAGAACTCGTCCTCGCACCGCCCGAAGAAGCGTCGGTCCAGTTCGGTTCCGACGCTGCCGGCATGGTAAAACGGCAGATCCTCAAGCGGCCGGTGGTCGGCCGAGACATCGTCCCGGTCATGTCCTCGACGAATCATCCATTCATGCGGTCGCCCGGCCAGGCGATTCCGCTCATCGCAGTCGAGACTGAACCGGAAGGTGTCGTTCTCATCACCGAGGACACCGACGTCGAACTCCGGGAGGAACCGATCTCCGGCTTCGAGAAGACCGGTGGTGGGATCACCTACGAGGACATCGGCGGGCTCCAGAGCGAGATCCAGCGGGTCCGCGAGATGGTCGAGTTGCCGATGAAACACCCCCAGATCTTCAAGAAACTGGGGATCGAGCCGCCACAGGGAGTCTTGCTCCACGGGCCGCCGGGTACCGGGAAGACCCTGCTGGCGAAGGCCGTCGCCAACGAGACCTCCGCGAGTTTCTTCTCTATCGCCGGCCCGGAGATCATCTCGAAGTACTACGGCGAGTCCGAACAACAGCTCCGGGAGATATTCGAGGACGCAAGCGAGGAGTCACCGGCGATCATCTTCATCGACGAACTCGACTCCATCGCACCCAAGCGGGAGGACGTCACCGGCGAGGTCGAACGCCGGGTCGTCGCCCAACTACTGACGATGATGGACGGCCTCGAGGCCCGCGGCCAGGTGATCGTCATCGCCGCGACGAACCGCGTCGACAGCGTCGATCCTGCCCTGCGCCGTCCGGGTCGATTCGACCGCGAGATCGAGATCGGCGTCCCCGACGAGACGGGTCGCGAGGAGATCCTCCAGATCCACACGCGCGGAATGCCCCTCTCGGACGACGTCAACCTCTCCCATCTGGCCGACGAGACCCACGGTTTCGTCGGTGCCGACATCGAGAGCCTGACGAAAGAGGCCGCGATGAAGGCGCTTCGGCGGTACCTCCCCGAGATCGATCTCGACGAGGAGGACATCCCGCCGAGCCTCATCGACCGGATGATCGTCAAACGCGAGGACTTCCGTGGCGCGCTCAACGAGGTCGAACCCTCGGCGATGCGAGAAGTCCTCGTGGAACTCCCCAAGATCTCCTGGGACGACGTCGGCGGCCTCCACGAGGCCAAAGACCAGGTCAAAGAGTCCGTCGAGTGGCCGCTCTCGAACCCCGGCCGGTTCGATCGGCTCGGCATCGATCCGCCGGCCGGCGTCTTGCTCTACGGCCCGCCCGGGACGGGGAAGACCCTGATGGCGAAAGCCGTCGCCAACGAGACCAACGCGAACTTCATCTCGGTCCGTGGCCCACAGCTGCTCTCGAAGTGGGTCGGCGAGTCCGAGAAGGCGATCCGCCAGACGTTCCGGAAGGCCCGTCAGGTCTCGCCGACGGTGATCTTCTTCGACGAACTCGACGCGCTCGCGCCCGGTCGCGGCGGCAGTGAGAGTGGCTCGAACGTCTCCGAACGCGTCGTCAACCAGCTGCTGACCGAACTCGACGGCCTCGAGGAGATGGAGGACGTGATGGTGATCGGCGCAACCAACCGGCCGGACATGATCGACCCCGCACTCCTGCGATCGGGCCGGTTCGACCGGCTGGTCATGATCGGCGAACCCGACGTCGATGGACGGGAACGCATCCTCGATATCCACACCCAGAACATGCCGCTGGCCGCGGACGTCACGCTCAAGGAGATCGCCGAGATCACCGACGGCTACGTCGGCAGCGACCTCGAGTCGATCGCCCGCGAAGCGGCGATCGAGGCCCTGCGCGAGGACAAGGAGGCCGACGTCGTCGAGATGAGTCACTTCCGTCAGGCTATGGAGAACGTCCGGCCGACGATCACCGACGAGATTCTCGACTACTACGAGCGGATCGAAGAGGAGTTCAAGGGCGGCTCCAGCGGACCGGATCCGACCGGTCGCCGCAGCAGTCGCATCGGATTCCAGTAA